A genome region from Natronobeatus ordinarius includes the following:
- a CDS encoding PQQ-binding-like beta-propeller repeat protein, giving the protein MRESDERDDRTRTHPESAPDIDPLVTSKEGSVRERAKDVSRRTVLRASAGVGVAAVGLGAVASTPVSATSAGDVIWTYGEDLDCSQASTFGAPLTVVDGWVYAGTTCAHMHVLEAATGNQVKTIYTNATTNRAPNVVNDIAVFAPNNHELKAYDHQEEEARTKRIWETDVGGTATTRVSAPTVFDGTVYVTNHDGPPYCYALELFTGEERWTYDEHELGEAPVVDDGVVYATGRDGVLVALEADTGDVRWSFDVGASVESAPTVADGRVFVASTDGTLFAVDGGDEEWRFEADGEIQSTPTVADGTVYVGSFDGHLYAVDATDGDELWRFETDEITNSATVVDGTVFLTSQGGWLYSVDASTGEANWEFQETELNDDLYPNANDPIVVDGVVYVATTDGRQGRVRALDAGVSGSSEDSRILLGTTGHHDAWSQTAAVDGRPADGESMGTSGDDGSSQTDGDGETGGDDDGLPGFGLLGAVASLAGVSYLLGRRGDGPEMER; this is encoded by the coding sequence ATGAGAGAGTCAGACGAACGGGACGATCGCACACGAACCCACCCTGAATCTGCCCCCGATATCGACCCCCTCGTGACCAGTAAGGAGGGATCCGTTCGAGAGCGAGCGAAGGACGTCAGCCGGCGGACGGTGCTTCGAGCGAGTGCGGGAGTCGGCGTGGCGGCGGTCGGGCTCGGCGCGGTCGCCAGCACACCGGTTTCGGCGACGAGCGCTGGCGACGTCATCTGGACGTACGGCGAGGACCTCGACTGTTCGCAAGCGTCGACGTTCGGGGCCCCGTTGACGGTCGTCGACGGCTGGGTCTACGCGGGAACGACCTGTGCACATATGCACGTTCTCGAGGCGGCGACGGGCAACCAGGTGAAGACGATTTACACGAACGCGACGACTAATCGTGCCCCGAACGTCGTCAACGATATCGCCGTCTTCGCGCCGAACAATCACGAACTCAAGGCGTACGACCACCAGGAGGAGGAGGCACGGACGAAACGCATCTGGGAGACCGACGTCGGCGGAACGGCGACCACGCGAGTAAGTGCCCCGACGGTGTTCGACGGAACGGTCTACGTGACCAACCACGACGGCCCGCCGTACTGTTACGCGCTCGAGCTGTTTACCGGCGAGGAACGCTGGACCTACGACGAACACGAACTGGGTGAAGCGCCGGTCGTCGACGACGGCGTCGTGTACGCGACCGGGAGGGACGGCGTCCTGGTGGCTCTCGAGGCCGACACCGGCGACGTGCGGTGGTCGTTCGACGTCGGCGCGTCCGTCGAGTCCGCACCGACGGTCGCCGACGGGCGCGTATTCGTCGCCAGCACCGACGGCACGCTGTTCGCCGTCGACGGTGGCGACGAAGAGTGGCGCTTCGAGGCCGACGGCGAAATCCAGTCGACACCGACGGTCGCCGACGGCACGGTCTACGTCGGGAGTTTCGATGGGCACCTGTACGCGGTCGACGCGACCGATGGGGACGAACTCTGGCGGTTCGAAACGGACGAGATCACCAACTCTGCAACCGTCGTCGACGGCACGGTCTTCCTCACGAGCCAGGGCGGGTGGCTGTACTCCGTGGACGCGAGTACCGGCGAGGCGAACTGGGAGTTTCAGGAAACCGAACTCAACGACGACCTCTATCCGAACGCGAACGACCCGATCGTCGTCGACGGCGTCGTCTACGTGGCCACCACCGACGGCCGACAGGGTCGAGTACGCGCCCTGGACGCCGGCGTTTCCGGCTCGAGCGAGGACTCCCGAATCCTCCTTGGAACGACGGGCCATCACGATGCGTGGTCACAGACGGCAGCTGTCGACGGCCGACCTGCGGACGGAGAATCGATGGGAACCAGCGGCGACGATGGCTCGAGTCAGACCGACGGCGACGGTGAGACAGGCGGCGATGACGACGGATTACCGGGGTTCGGGCTGCTCGGGGCGGTTGCGAGCCTCGCCGGCGTGAGCTACCTCCTGGGGCGACGCGGTGACGGGCCGGAAATGGAGCGATGA
- a CDS encoding tetratricopeptide repeat protein yields the protein MYGSEPSDAVETLISRLELLDRFCRSPAHIRDITDETGHSRSTVHRAVNELTELGVVTRTDDGIEATITGRIARDQLTSSLADFDDILKARAVLEPLPAQSTITSAAIAGAETILAEEPTPYRPADRFHEALADATTFRAVLPTLEESRTIRVLYEHVVTRENRAELVVSQAVFETLRTEFPRRMAVLAESDHCAVHVSDVPEYTLGVLEHRPTPGAERTTSVHVVVHNDSGGIHGLLVNETERAVSWARDLYERCRRSGTDRTEELLADVGENTEVNDQPGRGTCGHSLPVSLERAGFVTIGASYFQNEPVAKPATAWRAELSPAEVHVGYAVAREAQPTVEESTTDAAELEGVESDGRDSGIGAELAAELGAGTNAIVLGPPGSGKSTICKQVACRWYADDRGPVFYRDGTTDRSVDAVDDFVAHLRSVEGHALVVVEDATRADAEAVFELLERVDHREDVSVLLDAREHEWRTFTDQRASIPDLAVVHVPPLRAADCERFVDHFERTVGRPVEPSAADLWAAIREDPGDGDEQQPHELLRLVHRLSTYADPLAEDATALEETVASVYASLAEDELALSVGLLANTLIAAGIGTVRGLLYAVGDADDLGAVENALETVHGQVLFPREDGGYRTVHEDWATAFLHHHRRVAGSEDASERFGAILGALLSLANDPARCEQIASHLGEPTVLEPVTEAPAEWVTATVDAVYALGERRSQLAPLFGDGHENPFELPDACPEPVVLERHHRLGDLFLAGGYYDRAETAFERASSDRPDHAIERLLGLARVAFNRGEYDEVIDHCRTCLSRLESDDETLDRETRATLRARTRVRLGEGLAEKGEYDEAASQYERALLEFRDRNDRGWESKTRQRIADLAFQRGEYDDAADRYESCLKSRRELGDRRGEAELCNSLGNVAWQQGDFDRAGELFERTLEIQTAVGDRHAVASVLNNLGAVELMREHYGKAAEFFERSLEDSRAVGDQPGVAKCLHNLGRVHEEAGEFDRATEYYERSLEIKRDLGDRPLLTTSVTTLGTVEGRRGNYGRAAEYQERALELTRELGDRHGTARCLHNLGQINHRQGNFEEAVECYEDSLAIKEAIGDRGDLVPSFTNLATIAAKRGEHDRARAYADRGLEVAMAVDISDQLAGSYLCQAEIALRTDADDRAENRLERALSAVETEDGLLGLEIRLAMARLARLRGNHERASSIAGEVRTGAERLDAAYWVAQADRLLGELHLESGSPADAHESLDRALEYFERAGAVRYALSTLETLLEMKAVDDDARARYLERGRALLTAAPEDVSQRHAAWLSDTSGR from the coding sequence ATGTATGGTTCGGAACCGAGCGATGCGGTCGAAACTCTCATCAGCCGACTCGAGTTGCTCGATCGGTTCTGTCGCTCGCCGGCTCACATCAGGGATATTACCGACGAAACTGGCCACTCCCGGTCGACGGTTCACCGCGCGGTCAACGAACTCACGGAGCTCGGAGTCGTCACCCGAACCGACGACGGAATCGAGGCGACGATCACTGGACGGATCGCTCGTGATCAGCTCACGTCGTCTCTGGCGGATTTCGACGACATCCTCAAGGCGCGGGCCGTGCTGGAGCCACTGCCCGCACAGAGTACGATTACCTCGGCGGCGATAGCCGGGGCTGAAACGATACTCGCCGAGGAGCCGACTCCGTACCGGCCGGCTGATCGGTTTCACGAGGCACTGGCCGATGCGACGACGTTTCGAGCGGTCCTTCCCACACTCGAGGAGTCGCGAACGATCAGGGTGTTGTACGAACACGTTGTAACTCGTGAGAACCGAGCGGAGTTGGTCGTCTCCCAGGCCGTCTTCGAGACGTTACGGACGGAGTTTCCACGACGGATGGCCGTGCTTGCTGAATCCGACCACTGTGCCGTCCACGTCAGCGACGTCCCCGAGTACACCCTCGGCGTACTCGAGCATCGACCGACACCAGGTGCGGAGCGTACAACGAGTGTTCACGTCGTCGTACACAACGACAGTGGCGGTATCCACGGGCTGCTCGTCAACGAAACAGAACGCGCCGTTTCGTGGGCACGTGACCTGTACGAGCGCTGTCGCCGCAGCGGGACGGATCGAACGGAGGAGTTGCTCGCCGACGTCGGCGAGAATACGGAGGTCAACGATCAGCCAGGGCGAGGAACCTGCGGGCACTCGCTGCCAGTTTCGCTCGAGCGAGCGGGGTTCGTGACGATCGGCGCGTCGTACTTCCAGAATGAGCCAGTCGCGAAGCCAGCGACGGCGTGGCGAGCCGAACTCTCGCCGGCCGAGGTACACGTCGGTTACGCGGTTGCGAGAGAGGCGCAACCGACTGTGGAGGAGTCGACGACCGATGCGGCCGAACTCGAGGGAGTGGAGTCGGACGGACGAGATTCGGGAATCGGTGCCGAACTCGCTGCCGAACTGGGTGCAGGAACGAACGCCATCGTCCTCGGTCCGCCCGGATCAGGAAAGAGTACGATCTGTAAGCAAGTCGCCTGTCGGTGGTACGCGGACGATCGTGGCCCGGTATTCTACCGCGACGGAACTACCGATCGGTCCGTCGACGCTGTTGACGACTTCGTCGCCCACCTCAGGAGCGTCGAAGGGCACGCACTCGTCGTCGTCGAAGACGCGACCCGGGCCGACGCCGAGGCCGTTTTCGAGCTGCTCGAACGCGTCGATCACCGCGAAGACGTGAGCGTGTTACTCGACGCTCGAGAGCACGAGTGGAGGACGTTCACGGATCAGCGAGCGTCGATACCCGATCTCGCGGTCGTTCACGTGCCGCCGCTGCGAGCGGCCGACTGCGAGCGGTTCGTCGACCACTTCGAGCGAACGGTTGGCCGGCCGGTCGAGCCGTCGGCCGCCGACCTCTGGGCGGCGATCAGAGAGGATCCCGGCGACGGCGACGAGCAGCAGCCCCACGAACTGCTCCGGCTGGTCCACCGGCTCTCGACGTACGCCGATCCGCTCGCAGAGGACGCAACCGCCCTCGAGGAGACGGTGGCGTCGGTCTATGCCTCGCTGGCGGAAGACGAACTGGCGCTGTCAGTCGGTCTCCTCGCGAACACGCTCATCGCGGCAGGGATCGGTACCGTTCGAGGACTCCTCTACGCCGTTGGGGACGCCGACGACCTCGGCGCGGTGGAGAACGCACTGGAGACGGTACACGGACAGGTGCTGTTTCCACGGGAAGACGGGGGATATCGAACCGTTCACGAGGACTGGGCGACGGCATTTCTCCACCACCACCGCCGCGTCGCCGGTTCGGAGGACGCCTCCGAACGGTTCGGCGCGATCCTGGGTGCTCTCCTGTCGCTTGCGAACGATCCAGCTCGCTGTGAGCAAATTGCCAGCCACCTCGGCGAGCCGACGGTTCTGGAGCCAGTCACGGAAGCGCCAGCAGAGTGGGTGACGGCGACGGTCGACGCCGTGTATGCCCTGGGCGAACGCCGATCGCAGCTCGCCCCGTTGTTCGGCGATGGCCACGAGAACCCGTTCGAACTTCCCGACGCCTGTCCGGAGCCAGTCGTCCTCGAGCGACACCACCGACTCGGCGACCTGTTTCTGGCCGGCGGCTACTACGACCGTGCCGAGACCGCCTTCGAACGCGCCTCGAGCGACCGGCCCGACCACGCGATTGAACGGCTGCTCGGATTGGCTCGCGTCGCGTTCAATCGCGGCGAGTACGACGAGGTGATCGACCACTGCCGTACGTGTCTATCGCGGCTGGAATCCGACGACGAGACGCTGGACCGCGAAACGCGGGCGACCCTTCGGGCTCGAACTCGGGTTCGTCTCGGCGAAGGACTGGCCGAGAAAGGCGAGTACGACGAAGCTGCCTCACAGTACGAGCGGGCACTCCTCGAGTTCCGCGACAGGAACGACCGGGGGTGGGAATCGAAAACCCGGCAGCGAATCGCCGACCTGGCGTTCCAGCGCGGCGAGTACGACGATGCAGCGGACAGGTACGAATCGTGCCTGAAGAGTCGACGCGAGCTGGGCGACCGTCGCGGCGAAGCCGAACTCTGCAATTCGCTGGGGAACGTCGCTTGGCAACAGGGCGACTTCGATCGGGCGGGCGAACTGTTCGAACGAACCCTCGAGATACAGACCGCCGTGGGTGATCGTCACGCCGTCGCGAGCGTTCTGAACAACCTCGGGGCCGTCGAACTCATGCGGGAACACTACGGGAAGGCGGCCGAGTTCTTCGAGCGAAGCCTCGAAGACAGCCGAGCGGTCGGCGACCAGCCCGGCGTGGCCAAGTGTCTCCACAACCTCGGACGGGTACACGAGGAAGCGGGAGAGTTTGATCGCGCGACGGAATACTACGAACGCAGCCTGGAGATCAAACGCGATCTCGGCGACCGGCCGCTGTTGACCACGTCGGTCACGACGCTCGGAACGGTCGAAGGTCGACGGGGCAACTACGGTCGAGCGGCCGAGTACCAGGAGCGTGCGCTCGAGCTCACCCGAGAACTGGGCGACCGTCACGGGACAGCGAGGTGCCTTCATAACCTCGGGCAGATCAACCACCGGCAGGGGAACTTCGAGGAGGCGGTCGAGTGCTACGAGGACAGTCTGGCGATCAAAGAAGCGATCGGCGACCGGGGCGACCTCGTCCCCTCGTTCACCAACCTCGCGACGATTGCTGCCAAGCGCGGCGAACACGATCGAGCTCGAGCGTACGCCGACCGAGGACTCGAGGTCGCGATGGCGGTTGACATCTCGGATCAACTCGCCGGAAGCTACCTCTGCCAGGCCGAAATCGCCCTTCGAACGGACGCGGACGATCGGGCTGAGAATCGGCTCGAGCGCGCGCTCTCGGCCGTCGAGACCGAAGACGGGCTGCTCGGCCTCGAGATCCGGCTGGCGATGGCACGACTCGCCCGCCTTCGCGGGAACCACGAGCGAGCGAGCTCGATTGCCGGCGAGGTACGCACAGGGGCCGAGCGTCTGGATGCAGCCTACTGGGTCGCACAGGCCGATCGACTACTCGGCGAACTCCACCTCGAATCAGGGTCGCCAGCGGACGCCCACGAGAGTCTGGATCGCGCCCTCGAGTACTTCGAACGCGCTGGGGCGGTTCGCTACGCTCTGTCGACCCTGGAGACGCTCCTCGAGATGAAGGCTGTCGACGACGATGCTCGAGCGAGGTACCTCGAGCGGGGGCGAGCGCTGCTGACGGCGGCACCCGAAGACGTTTCCCAGCGACATGCGGCCTGGCTATCGGATACCAGCGGTCGATAG
- the cca gene encoding CCA tRNA nucleotidyltransferase, producing the protein MTDEDADGTDADEAAEDADGNLEAVLSRVRERIDPDEAERERLEAVAETLLERAESAAQEVCPAADVMRVGSTARDTWISGDRDVDVFVRFPPDLDRETLERYGLEVGHATLPGGHEEYAEHPYVKGEFEGFAVDVVPCFRLETATDIHSAVDRTPFHTAYVRDRLDADLAADVRLTKAFTKGIGVYGSDLRTRGFSGYLTELLVAEYGGFLALLEAAAEWRPPIRLDPEGHGQATFDDALVVIDPTDPERNVAAVCSAESVARFQHYARAFLDEPRVGFFDSVEADPLTPGELREHLERRGTTPVAIRFFAPDLVDDQLYPQLRKSLAGVTRGLEDRDFDVFRATLAADETAVLFVELAVAERPVIERHEGPPVHVRGHAEGFYEAYADDPDVYGPFLDGDRYVAERDREFTTARAFLESDRLFDVSLGAHVQTALEEDYELLVGEEIVALLEEFGEELARYFEPRP; encoded by the coding sequence ATGACCGACGAGGACGCCGACGGAACCGACGCAGACGAGGCGGCCGAGGACGCCGACGGCAATCTCGAGGCCGTTCTCTCGCGGGTCCGCGAGCGGATCGATCCAGACGAAGCAGAACGCGAGCGACTCGAGGCGGTCGCCGAGACGCTCCTCGAGCGCGCCGAGTCGGCGGCCCAGGAGGTGTGCCCGGCTGCAGACGTCATGCGGGTCGGCTCCACGGCCCGGGACACCTGGATCAGCGGCGACCGCGACGTCGACGTCTTCGTCCGCTTCCCGCCTGACCTCGACCGCGAGACGCTCGAGCGATACGGCCTCGAGGTCGGCCACGCGACGCTGCCCGGCGGCCACGAGGAGTACGCCGAACACCCCTACGTGAAAGGCGAGTTCGAGGGGTTCGCAGTCGACGTCGTCCCCTGTTTTCGACTCGAGACGGCGACGGACATCCACTCGGCCGTCGACCGAACGCCGTTTCACACCGCCTACGTCAGGGATCGACTCGACGCCGACCTCGCCGCAGACGTTCGGCTGACGAAGGCGTTCACGAAGGGAATCGGCGTCTACGGGAGCGACCTCCGGACGCGCGGCTTCAGCGGCTATCTCACCGAGTTGCTCGTCGCCGAGTACGGCGGATTTCTCGCGCTGCTCGAGGCCGCCGCGGAGTGGCGGCCGCCGATTCGTCTCGATCCCGAAGGTCACGGGCAGGCGACGTTCGACGACGCGCTCGTGGTGATCGATCCGACCGACCCCGAGCGCAACGTCGCGGCCGTCTGCTCGGCCGAGAGCGTCGCCCGCTTTCAGCACTACGCCCGCGCGTTTCTCGACGAGCCCCGGGTCGGGTTCTTCGACTCGGTCGAAGCCGACCCACTCACCCCGGGAGAACTGCGCGAGCACCTCGAGCGTCGCGGGACGACGCCCGTCGCGATCCGCTTTTTTGCACCCGACCTCGTCGACGACCAGCTCTACCCCCAGCTTCGCAAATCGCTCGCGGGCGTCACGCGCGGGCTCGAGGATCGTGACTTCGACGTCTTCCGCGCCACGCTGGCCGCCGACGAGACGGCCGTCCTCTTCGTCGAGCTCGCCGTCGCCGAGCGGCCGGTGATCGAACGCCACGAGGGGCCGCCGGTCCACGTCCGGGGCCACGCCGAGGGCTTCTACGAGGCGTACGCCGACGACCCCGACGTCTACGGCCCGTTCCTCGACGGCGACCGGTACGTCGCCGAACGCGACCGGGAGTTCACCACCGCCCGGGCCTTCCTCGAGAGCGACCGCCTCTTCGACGTCAGCCTCGGGGCCCACGTCCAGACCGCGCTCGAGGAGGACTACGAGCTGCTCGTCGGCGAGGAGATCGTGGCGTTGCTCGAGGAGTTCGGCGAGGAGCTGGCACGGTATTTCGAGCCGCGGCCGTAA
- the purS gene encoding phosphoribosylformylglycinamidine synthase subunit PurS: protein MTAYTATVTVRLKRGVLDPEAETTKRSLERLGFELEGLRSTDRFEIDLEAEDAEAAAARADEMAERLLANPTIHDYDVEVDEQ, encoded by the coding sequence ATGACTGCCTACACCGCGACGGTGACCGTCCGACTCAAACGCGGCGTCCTCGACCCCGAAGCCGAGACGACCAAACGCTCACTCGAGCGCCTCGGATTCGAACTCGAGGGCCTGCGCTCGACGGATCGGTTCGAGATCGACCTCGAGGCCGAGGACGCCGAGGCGGCCGCGGCGCGCGCGGACGAGATGGCCGAACGACTCCTCGCGAATCCGACCATCCACGACTACGACGTGGAGGTCGACGAGCAGTAG
- the purQ gene encoding phosphoribosylformylglycinamidine synthase I, with protein sequence MTVAIIRFGGSNCDRDAEAALEHLGIDAEIVWHEDGLPDDTTGIVLPGGFSYGDYLRAGAMAAHSPIMAEVREAAADGVPVLGICNGAQIGCESGLTEGAFTTNESARFQCESVYLRVERDDTPWTAAYEEGDVIEVPIAHAEGRYEVDDDRLEELEADDRILFRYCDADGEVREGVNPNGSKHNVAGVLGERETVAVLMPHPERVTLPDVGGTDGQGVLTGFERAVDSA encoded by the coding sequence GTGACGGTCGCGATCATCCGCTTCGGCGGCTCGAACTGCGACCGCGACGCCGAGGCCGCCCTCGAGCACCTGGGGATCGACGCTGAGATCGTCTGGCACGAGGACGGCCTGCCGGACGACACGACGGGCATCGTCCTCCCCGGCGGCTTCTCCTACGGCGACTACCTGCGCGCGGGGGCGATGGCCGCCCACTCGCCGATCATGGCCGAGGTGCGCGAGGCCGCCGCCGACGGCGTTCCGGTGCTTGGCATCTGCAACGGCGCGCAGATCGGCTGTGAGTCAGGGCTCACCGAGGGCGCGTTCACCACCAACGAGAGCGCGCGCTTCCAGTGTGAGTCCGTCTACCTGCGCGTCGAGCGCGACGACACCCCCTGGACGGCGGCGTACGAGGAAGGCGACGTGATCGAGGTCCCGATCGCCCACGCCGAGGGTCGCTACGAGGTCGACGACGACCGCCTCGAGGAACTCGAGGCCGACGACCGGATCCTCTTTCGGTACTGCGACGCCGACGGCGAGGTGCGCGAGGGAGTCAACCCCAACGGTTCGAAGCACAACGTCGCGGGCGTCCTCGGCGAGCGCGAGACCGTCGCGGTGTTGATGCCTCACCCCGAACGGGTGACGCTGCCCGACGTCGGTGGGACGGACGGACAGGGCGTCCTCACGGGATTCGAGCGCGCTGTAGACTCAGCCTGA
- a CDS encoding archaeosine biosynthesis radical SAM protein RaSEA — protein MSHPTPEVYEQGKGMDAHNQVMREIRARKERSYDPHEPTRVWLDEDNTPDGVRESLTIILNTGGCRWARAGGCTMCGYVAESVEGGSVSHEALLDQVDVCLEHEAENADEPAPLVKIYTSGSFLDDREVGPDTREAIAETFADRERMVLESLPDFVAREKLEVFTDHGLAVDVAIGLETATDRVRRDCVNKYFDFADFEAACAEAVAADAGVKAYLLMKPPFLTESEAVEDMISSIERCAGVDGCHTISMNPTNVQRYTMVDELYFRGGYRPPWLWSVAHVLRETADVDAIVVSDPVGHGSDRGPHNCKECDDLVQKAIKDFNLRSDPTVFEQVSCDCEATWEAVLEHERGYNAPLTR, from the coding sequence ATGAGTCACCCCACGCCCGAGGTCTACGAGCAGGGCAAGGGCATGGACGCCCACAACCAGGTGATGCGGGAGATCCGCGCGCGAAAGGAGCGCAGCTACGACCCGCACGAGCCGACCCGCGTCTGGCTGGACGAGGACAACACCCCCGACGGCGTCAGGGAGAGTCTGACGATCATCTTAAACACCGGCGGCTGCCGGTGGGCCCGCGCCGGCGGCTGTACGATGTGTGGCTACGTCGCCGAGTCGGTCGAGGGCGGCTCCGTGAGCCACGAGGCCCTGCTGGACCAGGTCGACGTCTGTCTCGAGCACGAGGCCGAAAATGCGGACGAGCCCGCCCCGCTCGTGAAGATCTATACCTCGGGTTCGTTCCTCGACGACCGCGAGGTCGGCCCCGACACTCGCGAAGCGATCGCCGAGACGTTCGCCGACCGCGAGCGGATGGTCCTCGAGTCGCTGCCGGATTTCGTCGCCCGGGAGAAACTCGAGGTCTTCACCGACCACGGCCTCGCCGTCGACGTCGCGATCGGCCTCGAGACGGCCACCGACCGGGTTCGCCGGGACTGCGTGAACAAGTACTTCGACTTCGCAGACTTCGAGGCCGCCTGTGCAGAGGCCGTGGCCGCCGACGCCGGCGTGAAGGCCTACCTGCTGATGAAGCCGCCCTTCCTCACCGAGTCCGAAGCGGTCGAGGACATGATCTCCTCGATCGAGCGCTGTGCCGGGGTCGACGGCTGTCACACGATCTCGATGAACCCTACCAACGTCCAGCGCTACACCATGGTCGACGAGCTCTACTTCCGTGGGGGCTACCGGCCGCCGTGGCTCTGGTCGGTCGCTCACGTCCTCCGCGAGACCGCCGACGTCGACGCCATCGTCGTCTCCGATCCCGTCGGCCACGGCTCCGATCGCGGGCCACACAACTGCAAGGAGTGTGACGACCTCGTCCAGAAGGCGATCAAGGACTTCAACCTCCGGTCCGATCCGACGGTCTTCGAGCAGGTCTCGTGTGACTGCGAGGCGACCTGGGAGGCCGTACTGGAACACGAACGGGGCTACAACGCGCCACTGACGCGCTGA
- a CDS encoding HVO_0649 family zinc finger protein has product MSVERARSPFDRLRRKFEDSELRCRACGYLNDDGGWRVTTTGSRVRYQHVCPKCDNIETRELRLG; this is encoded by the coding sequence ATGTCAGTCGAAAGAGCCAGGTCGCCGTTCGACCGTCTCCGACGGAAGTTCGAGGACTCCGAGCTTCGCTGTCGCGCGTGTGGCTACCTGAACGACGATGGCGGGTGGCGGGTGACCACGACCGGCAGTCGCGTCCGGTACCAGCACGTCTGTCCGAAGTGCGATAACATCGAGACCAGAGAGCTCCGCCTCGGCTGA